The Paenibacillus uliginis N3/975 genome has a window encoding:
- a CDS encoding DeoR/GlpR family DNA-binding transcription regulator — MSLTYEERRQTILAQLSIEGKVQVHALAGLFNVSTETIRRDLDRLEKEGRLRKVYGGAVQVRSEWIEPTFIKRSQMFQSEKQAIGKMAASLVKDGETVMLDNGTTTLEIMRHLKDRADVTVITNFVPILTCALEDFQGKIIFAGGEVNMGIQAATGPIAYQLLDQFKVNKAFISAGGISLSDGITEYNVDEALLSRKMMSRTEEAIVVADHSKFGVTTFAHIAPIEQISMIVTDSGCSQEWIDALNRLDVEVLTGEKV, encoded by the coding sequence ATGTCCTTAACCTATGAAGAACGAAGGCAAACGATTCTTGCTCAGTTAAGTATTGAAGGGAAAGTGCAGGTGCACGCTCTTGCCGGGTTATTCAATGTCTCTACGGAAACGATCCGGCGCGACCTGGACCGATTGGAGAAGGAAGGAAGGCTGCGCAAAGTATATGGCGGCGCGGTACAGGTACGTTCCGAGTGGATCGAGCCGACGTTTATAAAGAGGTCCCAGATGTTTCAAAGCGAGAAGCAGGCTATTGGGAAAATGGCGGCTTCCCTCGTTAAGGATGGGGAAACGGTTATGCTGGATAACGGTACAACCACGCTGGAAATCATGCGGCATCTTAAAGACCGTGCCGATGTGACAGTCATTACTAACTTTGTGCCAATTCTAACGTGCGCGTTGGAAGATTTCCAGGGGAAAATTATTTTTGCGGGCGGCGAGGTGAATATGGGCATTCAAGCGGCAACAGGACCTATCGCTTATCAGCTGTTGGATCAGTTTAAGGTAAACAAGGCGTTTATTTCTGCAGGCGGCATCTCGCTCTCGGACGGCATTACCGAGTACAATGTGGATGAAGCGTTGCTGTCTCGGAAAATGATGTCCAGAACGGAAGAGGCCATTGTTGTCGCGGACCATTCCAAGTTCGGCGTTACAACGTTTGCCCATATTGCACCTATTGAGCAAATATCCATGATTGTGACCGACTCAGGCTGTTCCCAGGAATGGATTGATGCGCTGAATAGGCTAGATGTTGAAGTTCTGACAGGCGAGAAGGTATAA
- a CDS encoding EamA family transporter, which translates to MLLPILLVIASGMAHAVWSLFTKRSLNKSVFLWSIMMLCTVLLLPTLITELWHNPLSGGAYALLLLSVILQAVYSWLLSQTYELGDLSQIYPIMRGTSTLLVPIIGVIFLRESLSLFGWIGILFMLSGFIILSGVGSRRKHPGAPMQSLKPVLMALSVGLVTTSYVFVDKLNLQHISPLALLEVTNIGFVAGLTPQVLRSKALRKEWQVNRSTILLGAILNPGSYLLFLFAMQQAPMAHISPLRETGTVFATFLGILVLKEQQGLKRIVCSIIITCGIILIGMWG; encoded by the coding sequence ATGCTATTACCTATATTGCTCGTTATTGCCTCCGGTATGGCCCACGCCGTCTGGAGCCTATTCACCAAAAGAAGTCTTAACAAAAGCGTTTTTCTATGGTCAATCATGATGCTGTGCACTGTTCTGCTCCTGCCGACCTTAATTACGGAGTTGTGGCACAATCCCCTATCTGGGGGTGCGTACGCTCTGCTGCTACTGTCTGTTATCCTGCAAGCCGTCTACTCCTGGCTATTGTCCCAGACGTATGAGCTTGGCGATTTATCGCAGATCTATCCGATTATGCGGGGGACCAGCACACTGCTCGTGCCGATCATCGGGGTGATCTTTCTCCGAGAATCGCTGTCTTTGTTTGGTTGGATCGGGATTCTCTTTATGCTCAGCGGCTTCATTATCCTTAGCGGAGTAGGATCTCGTCGCAAACACCCAGGGGCCCCGATGCAAAGCTTAAAACCTGTTCTCATGGCGCTGAGTGTCGGACTTGTCACCACCAGTTATGTATTCGTTGATAAATTGAACCTTCAGCATATTTCACCCTTGGCACTGCTGGAAGTGACAAATATCGGTTTTGTGGCTGGCCTGACTCCACAGGTTCTCAGATCCAAGGCACTGCGGAAGGAGTGGCAAGTTAACCGTTCTACGATTTTGCTTGGAGCTATTCTGAATCCGGGCTCCTATCTGCTGTTCCTCTTTGCCATGCAGCAAGCACCAATGGCTCATATTAGCCCCTTGCGGGAAACAGGAACGGTATTTGCCACGTTCCTCGGTATCCTGGTCCTGAAAGAGCAACAGGGCTTGAAACGGATTGTCTGTTCCATCATCATCACCTGCGGCATCATCCTTATTGGCATGTGGGGCTGA
- a CDS encoding response regulator transcription factor: MNNSYLIAIVDDDQHIRNLVEAYLLKENYRIIGLGSAEEAWTLWQTSPPDMWVLDIMLPGMDGYEFCRRIRSEAEVPIIMISARDNEVDKILGLELGSDDYLVKPFSPRELVARIKRQLQRWYKMSNPSEGANSLTAYARLEVGQLQLLLEERRVFWCGEEVDLTNKEFLMLKVFADSPNRAFTRDELLTFVWGNDYFGSDRAVDHLIKRMRKKLEHVPIEAVWGHGYRLRTEGSVQTDEAGTSN, translated from the coding sequence ATGAATAACAGCTATCTCATTGCCATAGTGGACGATGATCAACATATACGCAATCTTGTGGAAGCCTATTTGTTAAAGGAAAATTACCGAATCATCGGTCTAGGCAGTGCCGAGGAAGCATGGACTTTATGGCAGACAAGCCCTCCGGACATGTGGGTACTCGACATTATGCTTCCCGGCATGGACGGGTACGAATTTTGCAGACGAATCCGGAGTGAGGCGGAAGTGCCGATCATTATGATTTCTGCAAGAGACAATGAGGTTGACAAAATATTAGGGTTGGAGCTTGGAAGCGATGACTATCTGGTCAAACCGTTCAGCCCTCGGGAGCTGGTAGCGCGTATTAAACGTCAGCTTCAGCGGTGGTATAAAATGAGCAACCCCTCAGAAGGGGCAAATAGCCTAACTGCGTACGCTCGCCTTGAAGTGGGTCAGCTCCAACTACTGCTGGAGGAAAGACGCGTATTTTGGTGTGGAGAGGAAGTTGATCTGACCAACAAGGAATTCTTAATGCTAAAAGTATTCGCCGATTCTCCGAACCGAGCCTTTACGAGAGATGAGCTGCTGACATTTGTGTGGGGAAATGATTACTTCGGAAGTGACCGCGCCGTTGATCATCTGATTAAGCGGATGCGAAAAAAGTTAGAGCATGTGCCGATCGAAGCGGTATGGGGACATGGCTACCGTCTGAGAACAGAAGGGAGTGTGCAAACCGATGAAGCTGGTACATCAAATTAA
- a CDS encoding DUF6612 family protein gives MKKWTAGLLSVILVMGITACSKDKDKEAESAATPPAAEQPAAGKTDDAKTEAPSVDELIQKSAEASQKMKSFSMDSDIKQNIVVSAGESKQEQKVNISMKIDTTLDPLEMYQEMKMEMPGQGTQDIKQYITQKGIYSQVDGQWVQIPKEQEQEILDSMKAATQGPEKQLEQFKTIAKDAKVSEEGDQYILTADVSGDNLKELAKTYMGQAGGADEQTAAMLEQMNIKSMKITIGMNKDTYFPTKTDMNMVMEMEQEGQKVSLEMEMTSGLSKHNEIDKIEVPQEALDSAN, from the coding sequence TTGAAAAAATGGACAGCAGGACTACTTAGCGTAATTTTGGTAATGGGGATCACGGCTTGCAGCAAAGACAAAGACAAAGAGGCCGAGAGCGCAGCAACTCCGCCTGCTGCGGAGCAGCCGGCTGCGGGTAAGACGGACGATGCGAAAACGGAAGCACCTTCAGTGGATGAATTAATCCAGAAATCAGCTGAGGCAAGCCAGAAGATGAAGAGTTTCTCCATGGATTCCGATATTAAGCAGAACATCGTGGTCAGCGCCGGGGAAAGCAAACAGGAACAAAAAGTGAACATTTCCATGAAAATCGATACCACGTTGGATCCACTGGAAATGTATCAGGAAATGAAGATGGAGATGCCGGGCCAAGGAACGCAGGACATCAAGCAATACATTACGCAAAAGGGCATCTACTCCCAGGTTGACGGCCAATGGGTTCAGATTCCCAAGGAGCAGGAGCAGGAAATTCTTGACAGCATGAAGGCGGCCACGCAAGGACCGGAAAAACAGCTGGAGCAGTTTAAAACCATAGCCAAAGACGCCAAGGTAAGCGAAGAAGGCGATCAGTATATCCTGACGGCCGACGTTTCCGGCGATAACCTTAAGGAACTGGCGAAGACCTACATGGGCCAAGCCGGCGGCGCAGATGAGCAAACTGCGGCGATGCTGGAACAGATGAATATCAAAAGCATGAAGATTACGATTGGCATGAATAAGGATACGTATTTTCCAACCAAGACCGATATGAACATGGTCATGGAAATGGAGCAGGAAGGACAGAAGGTCTCTCTTGAAATGGAGATGACTAGCGGACTTTCCAAGCATAACGAAATCGATAAGATCGAAGTGCCGCAAGAAGCGCTCGACAGCGCGAATTAA
- a CDS encoding AraC family transcriptional regulator → MERFIYKKSAGITALSASLTDFKYKMHCHEEYALGVTLRGIQKYELDGSQQASHENGVMLFHPEQNHDGWSQEKTGIDYVMIYIHPELFLELIQKKDIVRFSTPIVYHAGLGQSILNLTKAIFNDMPDALCSELLLGIAGNFSDDMFRTKGKIDSMFTKRAKEMMHGHLDHVLRLDELSSQFGMSKYQFIRSFKASMGISPYQYYLNCKVEHAKQLIEDTRDVYMAVTQCGFTDLAHLNRHFKNVYGTTAYDYMSHLER, encoded by the coding sequence ATGGAGCGCTTTATATATAAAAAATCGGCAGGGATTACTGCGCTATCAGCAAGCCTTACCGATTTCAAATATAAAATGCACTGTCATGAAGAATATGCCCTGGGTGTAACCCTGCGTGGAATCCAAAAGTACGAACTTGATGGCAGTCAGCAGGCCTCCCACGAAAACGGTGTGATGCTGTTTCATCCGGAGCAAAATCATGACGGCTGGTCACAAGAAAAAACAGGTATAGACTACGTGATGATTTATATTCATCCAGAGCTTTTTTTGGAATTGATTCAGAAAAAGGATATTGTCCGATTCTCCACTCCGATTGTGTATCATGCTGGATTAGGGCAGAGCATTCTAAATTTGACCAAGGCCATATTCAACGATATGCCAGATGCTTTATGCAGCGAGCTGCTGCTGGGGATTGCCGGGAATTTTTCAGACGATATGTTCCGTACAAAAGGCAAAATAGATAGTATGTTCACGAAGAGGGCCAAAGAAATGATGCACGGTCATCTCGACCATGTTCTACGTCTGGATGAGTTAAGCAGCCAGTTCGGCATGTCCAAGTATCAGTTCATCCGTTCCTTTAAAGCGAGCATGGGAATCTCGCCGTATCAATATTATTTGAACTGCAAGGTGGAACATGCAAAGCAGTTAATCGAGGACACCAGGGATGTGTATATGGCCGTTACTCAGTGCGGCTTCACAGACTTGGCGCACCTGAACCGTCATTTCAAGAATGTGTACGGAACGACAGCGTATGATTATATGTCCCACTTGGAGAGGTAA
- a CDS encoding metallophosphoesterase family protein, protein MSNQLSFRQDGTFTIVQFTDLHWKDGRDEDQRTRKLMELTLEAEKPDLVVFTGDVIYTGPVAPGESKCSNPSQAFCDAVAAVEESGIPWACVFGNHDTESEITRKELMQVVRSHQHTVTQAGPEELAGEGNYILELADPKGKPAANLYFLDSGDYSPLQHVAGYNWIQRNQIQWLTAESARLNPPERESKLPALAFFHIPVPEYKEVWDTQICYGHKFENICCPPVNSGLFAGLLEMGDVIGTFCGHDHINDYHGTLHGIRLCYGRATGYNTYGREGMMRGARVIRLTVGESDFNTWLRLEDGSVVTEQPLHDPHSTNED, encoded by the coding sequence ATGAGTAACCAATTATCTTTTCGGCAAGACGGGACCTTTACCATTGTGCAATTTACCGATCTTCATTGGAAGGACGGAAGAGATGAGGATCAGCGCACCCGTAAATTAATGGAGCTTACCTTAGAGGCGGAGAAGCCGGATCTCGTTGTATTTACAGGGGATGTCATCTATACCGGTCCTGTCGCACCCGGCGAGTCCAAATGCAGTAATCCGTCACAAGCTTTCTGCGATGCGGTTGCTGCGGTCGAGGAAAGCGGTATTCCGTGGGCCTGCGTATTCGGCAATCACGATACTGAAAGCGAAATCACTCGTAAAGAGCTCATGCAAGTCGTGCGATCACATCAACATACCGTAACTCAGGCGGGACCCGAAGAGCTTGCCGGCGAAGGTAACTACATACTGGAGCTTGCAGATCCGAAGGGGAAACCAGCGGCCAATCTATATTTCCTGGATTCAGGCGACTATTCTCCTCTTCAGCACGTTGCAGGCTACAACTGGATACAACGGAATCAAATTCAATGGCTGACGGCCGAGTCGGCTCGATTGAATCCTCCGGAGCGGGAAAGCAAGCTTCCTGCACTCGCATTCTTTCATATCCCTGTTCCCGAATATAAGGAAGTATGGGACACCCAGATTTGCTACGGACACAAATTCGAAAACATCTGCTGCCCACCTGTTAACTCGGGGCTGTTCGCAGGGCTGCTTGAGATGGGCGACGTTATCGGCACATTTTGCGGACATGACCATATTAACGATTACCATGGTACCTTACACGGGATACGCCTCTGCTACGGACGGGCAACCGGCTACAATACGTATGGCAGAGAAGGTATGATGCGTGGTGCGAGGGTAATTCGTCTGACCGTAGGGGAGTCCGATTTTAACACATGGCTTCGCCTTGAAGATGGCTCGGTCGTAACCGAACAACCACTTCATGATCCTCATTCCACGAATGAAGATTAA
- a CDS encoding LysE family translocator — protein sequence MNFSSFFIYCFVVAFSPGPSNIVILAAVQNEGMKKALRYIAGASLAFFMLIAASVFLNSRLGSGMPAILSFMRIGGSLFMLYLAYQIYRMDVSNNASKQATSFTSGFLTQFLNPKVVVFTLTVIPSFVMPYYTSGPVLSVFVVIVTLIGVAAYVTWAVCGTLFQGIMQKYQKASQTILALLLVYSAITVSGITEFIKG from the coding sequence ATGAATTTTTCTTCATTTTTTATTTATTGTTTTGTTGTAGCGTTCTCACCTGGTCCGTCCAACATCGTCATTCTGGCGGCGGTTCAGAACGAGGGCATGAAAAAAGCACTACGATATATCGCCGGGGCGTCGCTCGCTTTTTTCATGTTAATCGCTGCCTCGGTTTTCCTGAACAGCAGACTAGGCTCCGGGATGCCAGCCATATTGTCATTCATGCGCATCGGTGGCAGCTTGTTCATGCTGTACCTGGCTTATCAAATCTACAGAATGGATGTATCCAACAACGCCTCTAAACAAGCTACTTCATTTACGTCTGGTTTTCTGACGCAGTTTTTGAATCCTAAGGTTGTTGTGTTTACGCTAACCGTCATTCCAAGTTTTGTGATGCCGTATTATACATCGGGACCTGTACTATCAGTATTCGTAGTTATTGTGACGTTGATTGGGGTGGCCGCTTATGTGACTTGGGCGGTGTGTGGTACCCTTTTTCAAGGAATTATGCAAAAATATCAGAAGGCGAGTCAGACGATACTCGCATTGTTGCTGGTTTATTCAGCGATTACCGTGTCCGGCATCACGGAGTTCATAAAGGGGTGA
- a CDS encoding response regulator — translation MRKIRMVIADDQLLTREGLRTILDLEDDMEVIGAAKNGEEACEMVEALHPDLVLLDIQMPVMDGISALKRIKRSSPETFILILTTFIETDYIVEGMAHGASGYMLKDMDADKMIASIRDTVSGQFILPASVAAKLAARMNRLAEDYEYLQRSGAGHIKLTEREEELARLIIKGLNNREIADTLHIAEGTARNYISNLYSKLEVVDRAQAIIRLQAFM, via the coding sequence ATGAGAAAGATAAGGATGGTCATTGCCGATGATCAACTGCTGACAAGAGAGGGACTCCGAACCATTTTGGACTTGGAAGATGATATGGAAGTCATTGGCGCAGCAAAAAACGGTGAAGAGGCTTGCGAGATGGTAGAGGCGCTCCATCCTGATCTGGTACTGCTCGATATTCAAATGCCTGTCATGGACGGAATTAGTGCGTTGAAGCGAATAAAGCGGAGCAGCCCGGAGACGTTTATTCTGATCCTGACCACTTTTATAGAGACTGATTATATCGTTGAAGGTATGGCACACGGAGCAAGCGGCTATATGCTTAAAGATATGGATGCGGATAAAATGATTGCTTCGATTCGCGATACAGTATCAGGGCAATTCATTCTGCCTGCTTCCGTTGCAGCCAAATTAGCAGCGAGAATGAACCGACTGGCGGAGGATTATGAATACCTGCAGCGAAGCGGAGCGGGTCACATCAAGCTGACCGAACGCGAAGAAGAGTTGGCACGGCTCATTATCAAGGGATTGAATAATCGTGAAATTGCCGATACGCTGCATATCGCCGAGGGTACAGCTCGCAACTATATCAGCAATCTCTATAGTAAATTGGAGGTGGTTGACCGGGCGCAGGCGATTATTCGGCTTCAAGCTTTTATGTAA
- a CDS encoding sensor histidine kinase, with protein MKLVHQINLAFGIALVLVLSITAIIIHHVLLDHFMGAQKEELKSMSAVMTASLSQESAASVLIEDPFASFPMIISPAATSVDAILTDENGRVLSTSVPMDRFEIITESSAPETSNLLNIWNGTDKRFITEVNVTPQGTLTLFTPVSKVQAIEQALLKRLLIIFCVVGAFMFLFSLFITKKLIKPLIRLQEELKKVKERHFSDVKLIKASGEIGSVAQSVYEMAGELKRFNHVQKQFFQNASHELKTPLMSISGYAEGIRDGIFEGESVRKGLDIIMSESGRLKSLVTEMTLLAKLDSEEDIFQPTEVCLKDLLIETIERMNPLLIQKGLTLHTSYDDYELLTVHADREKLLQALLNVVSNATRYAKQQIYIHAEIKNSRVEISVTDDGPGIPEDLLPYLFQRFVKGKDGDSGLGLAISRAIVERCGGLITAGNLREGGAVISMKFPAVAHI; from the coding sequence ATGAAGCTGGTACATCAAATTAATTTGGCCTTTGGCATCGCACTCGTTCTGGTACTCTCCATTACGGCTATTATCATCCATCATGTACTTTTAGATCATTTTATGGGAGCTCAAAAAGAAGAGTTAAAGTCCATGAGTGCCGTAATGACCGCTTCCTTGAGTCAGGAAAGTGCAGCGAGTGTCCTTATCGAAGACCCATTCGCCTCATTCCCCATGATCATCTCCCCTGCAGCTACAAGTGTTGATGCCATACTTACCGATGAGAACGGAAGAGTGTTGTCCACATCGGTACCTATGGATCGCTTCGAAATCATCACGGAGTCTTCAGCCCCCGAAACTTCAAATCTGCTAAACATTTGGAACGGGACGGATAAGCGGTTTATTACTGAAGTGAATGTCACACCTCAAGGAACACTGACCCTCTTTACGCCTGTTAGCAAAGTCCAAGCGATTGAACAAGCTCTGCTCAAGAGGCTGCTCATCATTTTCTGTGTGGTGGGCGCGTTTATGTTCCTATTCAGTCTATTTATCACTAAAAAACTGATCAAACCACTAATAAGGCTCCAGGAAGAACTCAAAAAGGTAAAAGAACGTCACTTTTCAGACGTTAAGCTGATCAAGGCCAGCGGAGAGATTGGGTCTGTCGCTCAATCGGTGTATGAGATGGCGGGGGAATTGAAGCGGTTTAACCATGTGCAGAAGCAATTTTTCCAAAACGCCTCCCATGAATTGAAAACACCGTTAATGTCCATATCTGGTTACGCCGAAGGCATCCGGGACGGCATCTTTGAAGGGGAGAGCGTCCGGAAGGGGCTCGATATTATTATGAGCGAGAGCGGCCGTTTGAAGAGCCTCGTTACGGAAATGACGCTGCTGGCGAAGCTGGACAGCGAGGAAGACATATTTCAACCTACGGAGGTTTGTCTGAAGGACCTGCTTATTGAAACTATTGAACGCATGAACCCTTTATTGATACAAAAAGGACTGACACTGCATACGTCGTACGATGATTATGAATTACTGACAGTTCATGCCGACAGGGAAAAGCTGTTGCAGGCGCTGCTTAATGTCGTCTCTAATGCAACCCGTTATGCGAAACAACAAATATATATTCATGCTGAAATCAAAAATAGCCGTGTTGAAATATCGGTCACCGATGATGGACCAGGAATACCGGAAGACCTGCTTCCTTATCTGTTCCAGCGATTTGTCAAAGGAAAAGACGGAGATTCGGGACTCGGGCTGGCCATCTCCCGTGCAATCGTCGAGCGTTGTGGAGGGCTGATCACGGCAGGCAACCTTAGAGAAGGCGGAGCGGTGATCTCGATGAAGTTCCCTGCAGTAGCACATATTTAA
- a CDS encoding GAF domain-containing sensor histidine kinase: protein MDKARVYVMKIQLEASNDNYEEVISLGRNTLKLLNLNHNFNPNSLQLTFQWLRLSRKLRKHPIDSLRYLPPMTDEVRKVAMSVLVYTSNACFFVNRKGWLASNFTMLELTLDYGITPEASIGFIGYAMFLYYHFRNDDETFKWGMLACSLSKPYPTFHAMALTSFSLCYNSWRRFDPGMLNTFTEYVGQMGLESGDLWQGNQSVLINCASLLQYGHPLGDIYDRLISHSGDFLRHNNSLHCKQTTIFVALLVRLTGNRSPNDPFEIENVRGSEFVESVHGDSFHMIEELVCIYQYLPGYLFGQYREANEALIKSGAILESRQDHVDYTLQYFYESLVWAQLYDEASPREQRVYWTNMRIRLKKMKQLALRCPENYQHKYLLIKAEMARLSRKNRQAEELYEQSIEAARLYGHIHDLAMTAECYGRHGLHQGKLHLAEIYMTEAHEAYLQWGALVKAADLEQKYPHLLNVKRESGLESVDSLSVVMSAQALSGEMEMSRLLVTLMRIMLHNAGADYGAVIIDHEGRWNIEAYGTVERIHIESVPLGEESDVVPAAIIGYAARTQEEIVLHHAASQGMFVRNSYVREKGLKSVLCLPVMNQNNLICLLYLENKLSPGIFTPQRLDVLKLLGSQCAISIANAKLYSGIQYLKKNLEIQVEERTRSLERSMREASAALAEISVYEERNRIAQEIHDIVGHTLTSTILQIEAGKRLLYKDMESGVQRLNEAQDLVRRSLNEIRGSVHMLREDKYADLSIMLNQLIRETERNAGVVIHTAVYELPELMSTAHKKAIYHALQEGLTNGIRHGRSTEFRFSLEPVGEYLQFRLEDCGIGTSNIVMGFGLKAMKERVEQLGGSLSIDSRPNQGCLLRIDLPYQMRWIGDRV, encoded by the coding sequence ATGGATAAGGCACGCGTCTACGTGATGAAGATCCAACTGGAAGCGAGCAACGATAACTATGAAGAGGTCATTTCCTTAGGCCGTAATACATTGAAATTGTTGAATTTGAATCATAATTTTAATCCAAACTCTTTACAATTGACTTTTCAATGGTTACGGCTGAGCCGAAAACTCCGGAAGCACCCCATCGATTCGCTCAGATATCTGCCTCCTATGACCGATGAAGTGCGCAAAGTGGCCATGTCCGTATTGGTCTATACGAGCAATGCCTGTTTTTTTGTGAACCGAAAGGGCTGGCTCGCCTCCAATTTCACGATGCTCGAATTGACGCTGGATTATGGTATAACTCCAGAGGCTTCAATCGGGTTTATAGGCTATGCGATGTTTCTGTATTATCACTTCCGTAATGATGATGAGACATTCAAATGGGGTATGCTGGCTTGTAGCTTATCGAAACCGTACCCGACATTTCATGCGATGGCACTGACCTCATTCTCACTCTGTTACAACAGCTGGCGACGTTTTGATCCGGGTATGCTTAACACGTTCACCGAGTATGTCGGCCAAATGGGTCTGGAATCCGGAGATCTGTGGCAGGGGAATCAGAGTGTGTTGATCAATTGTGCTTCACTTCTGCAGTACGGTCATCCACTCGGAGATATTTATGATCGGTTGATTTCCCATTCTGGTGATTTTTTACGACATAATAACAGTCTTCATTGTAAGCAAACTACCATATTTGTTGCGCTCCTGGTTCGATTAACGGGTAATCGCTCACCTAATGATCCATTTGAAATAGAGAATGTTAGAGGATCGGAGTTTGTCGAATCGGTTCATGGGGACTCGTTTCATATGATCGAAGAGCTGGTTTGCATTTATCAGTATTTACCCGGCTATTTATTCGGTCAATATCGGGAAGCGAATGAGGCATTGATCAAATCGGGTGCTATATTGGAGTCGCGTCAAGACCACGTTGACTATACTCTTCAATATTTTTACGAATCATTGGTCTGGGCCCAGCTATACGATGAGGCTTCACCCCGGGAACAACGTGTATATTGGACGAATATGCGAATACGTCTGAAGAAAATGAAGCAATTGGCCCTTCGTTGCCCGGAAAATTATCAACATAAATATTTGCTGATCAAAGCAGAAATGGCCCGGCTGTCACGTAAGAATCGTCAGGCTGAAGAGCTGTATGAGCAATCCATTGAGGCTGCCCGTCTGTACGGTCATATTCACGATTTGGCGATGACGGCTGAGTGCTACGGCAGACACGGTCTTCATCAGGGAAAGCTGCATCTTGCGGAGATTTACATGACCGAAGCGCATGAAGCCTATTTGCAATGGGGAGCGCTGGTAAAAGCAGCTGATCTGGAGCAAAAATATCCTCATCTTCTAAACGTCAAGCGAGAGTCCGGATTGGAGAGCGTCGATTCCTTATCTGTTGTCATGTCTGCGCAAGCTTTATCAGGCGAGATGGAGATGAGCCGATTACTGGTTACGCTGATGCGTATTATGCTCCACAATGCTGGAGCAGATTATGGAGCGGTCATTATCGACCATGAAGGCAGATGGAATATTGAAGCTTATGGTACGGTGGAGAGGATTCACATCGAGTCCGTTCCTCTTGGGGAAGAGTCGGACGTTGTTCCGGCAGCCATTATCGGATATGCGGCGAGAACGCAAGAGGAGATCGTGCTGCATCATGCGGCCAGCCAAGGGATGTTTGTGCGTAATTCATATGTTAGGGAAAAAGGGCTGAAATCAGTTCTCTGCCTCCCCGTTATGAATCAGAACAACTTAATTTGTTTGCTCTATTTGGAGAACAAGCTGTCACCCGGCATATTTACCCCGCAACGGCTGGATGTGCTTAAGCTGCTTGGCTCACAATGCGCTATCTCGATCGCAAATGCCAAGCTTTACTCGGGCATTCAATATCTTAAGAAAAATTTGGAGATTCAGGTCGAGGAGAGAACCCGTAGTCTGGAGAGATCCATGCGCGAGGCGTCTGCAGCTCTGGCGGAGATTTCTGTTTATGAGGAACGGAATCGAATTGCTCAGGAAATACATGATATTGTCGGACATACACTTACATCCACGATTTTACAGATTGAAGCTGGAAAGCGGCTGCTCTATAAGGATATGGAGAGCGGTGTTCAGCGGCTGAATGAGGCACAAGATCTTGTCCGGCGCAGCCTGAATGAAATCCGGGGCTCTGTTCATATGTTAAGAGAGGACAAGTATGCAGATCTATCCATCATGTTGAATCAACTGATTCGAGAGACGGAACGAAATGCGGGAGTTGTCATCCATACGGCTGTTTATGAACTGCCTGAGTTGATGTCGACAGCCCATAAAAAGGCGATCTATCATGCACTTCAGGAAGGTCTGACCAATGGGATCAGGCATGGCAGAAGTACAGAGTTTCGCTTTAGTCTGGAGCCTGTCGGAGAATATTTGCAATTTAGGCTCGAAGATTGCGGAATAGGCACAAGTAACATTGTGATGGGATTTGGATTGAAAGCGATGAAAGAACGTGTTGAACAGCTGGGAGGCAGCTTATCTATCGATTCCCGGCCTAACCAAGGCTGTCTGCTAAGGATTGATCTGCCGTACCAAATGCGCTGGATTGGGGATAGAGTATGA
- a CDS encoding FtsW/RodA/SpoVE family cell cycle protein, translating into MTVSLNDPYAKRVTIAFTAIFGFYMLWPILMAFGIVPITGIALPFIAYGGSTQIFYFAAIGMLLSMYRRKNMLPSEGAGTPAS; encoded by the coding sequence ATGACTGTTTCGCTTAACGATCCTTATGCTAAGAGAGTGACTATTGCGTTCACAGCCATTTTCGGTTTCTATATGTTGTGGCCGATTCTTATGGCGTTCGGGATCGTCCCTATTACGGGGATAGCTCTGCCTTTTATAGCTTATGGAGGATCGACACAGATATTCTATTTTGCAGCGATCGGGATGCTGTTGTCGATGTATCGTCGTAAAAATATGCTGCCAAGCGAAGGGGCGGGAACCCCTGCTTCATAA